In Mytilus edulis chromosome 7, xbMytEdul2.2, whole genome shotgun sequence, a single genomic region encodes these proteins:
- the LOC139530026 gene encoding uncharacterized protein — MAKNSTNMPDGSLVSGESDKKNGKKLNHFEISHPTDLAAAYHYDKVVGVIKKDTSERSDAEIHQIISWFKKKSDLFNQLNEKIIHDLIKNCSFTTVDRDFVVIKQGDKGDCFFIILNGSVSIHISTTSGYEDERKEGGSTEEQDDKGKKEEGKPKELNRSKFGKYVGKIVSGKSFGELALINPDCIRNATIIADETTDLIVIDRELYNRSIHSFHTKEFEERKHFVETNPLFDGWHPKDKRQLAMSLRKEKLTFESYIVKQGSPFDGLRFILNGQAKLYCDPHMHSMQYPDYYPLPDVDELEKDQVRESLRRELGLDTHSHNKHDGYKPLVTNLHKLSTQDTEKSGTRSPHQHHIELCLICSQELIGDLEVAMDLDTYSYTVNCIQETDIYVLDQKNYERLIEKRNPKVVEKIRSSVLEKFSLRLSWIQDKNDLPLFRYLLYKIEESRRQKKSKKKL, encoded by the exons GATGGATCACTTGTTTCTGGAGAAAGTGATAAAAAGAATGGGAAGAAACTCAATCATTTTGAAATATCCCACCCGACTGATCTTGCTGCGGCATACCATTACGATAAAGTAGTTGGTGTAATAAAAAAGGATACCAGTGAGCGATCTGATGCCGAGATACACCAAATTATATCATGGTTTAAAAAGAAATCGGATCTATTTAATCAATTAAACGAAA aaataattCACGATTTGATTAAAAACTGTTCCTTTACGACAGTAGATCGTGATTTTGTGGTTATCAAACAGGGGGATAAAGGCGACTG TTTCTTTATAATTCTAAATGGATCTGTGTCTATCCACATTAGTACTACGTCCGGGTATGAAGATGAGCGGAAGGAAGGAGGATCGACAGAAGAACAAGACGACAAGGGAAAGAAAGAGGAGGGAAAACCCAAAGAATTAAATCGATCTAAGTTTGGAAAATATGTTGGGAAAATAG tttctGGTAAAAGCTTTGGGGAGCTTGCTCTTATTAACCCAGATTGTATAAGAAATGCAACAATTATAGCAGATGAAACAACCGACTTAATTGTCATTGACCGAGAGTTATATAACAGGTCTATACATTCTTTCCACACTAAGGAATTCGAAGAACGGAAGCACTTTGTAGAAACTAATCCCCTGTTCGATGGCTGGCATCCAAAGGATAAGAGGCAATTGGCAATGAGTTTACGGAAGGAGAAATTAACTTTTGAAAGCTATATCGTCAAACAAGGATCCCCATTTGATGGTTTACGATTTATATTAAA TGGCCAGGCAAAACTCTATTGTGACCCACACATGCATTCTATGCAATATCCAGATTATTACCCTTTACCAGATGTCGACGAGTTGGAGAAAGACCAGGTCAGAGAATCATTAAGaag GGAACTTGGTCTTGACACACATTCACATAATAAGCACGATGGGTATAAACCCTTGGTAACAAATCTTCATAAGCTGTCTACACAAGACACGGAGAAAAGTGGAACAAGATCTCCACATCAACATCATATAGAACTATGCTTAATTTGTTCACAGGAGTTAATAG GTGATTTGGAAGTTGCTATGGATTTAGATACATATTCATATACCGTGAATTGTATACAAGAAACAGATATATATGTATTGGATCAGAAAAATTACGAAAGGCTGATTGAAAAACGAAATCCAAAAGTTGTTGAGAAGATCCGGAGTTCAGTACTAGAGAAATTTTCATTAAGACTTTCTTGGATTCAAGATAAGAACGATCTTCCCTTATTTCGGTATTTACTATATAAGATTGAAGAGTCAAGGCGACAGAAAAAATCAAAGAAGAAATTATGA